The following are encoded in a window of Ricinus communis isolate WT05 ecotype wild-type chromosome 4, ASM1957865v1, whole genome shotgun sequence genomic DNA:
- the LOC8263383 gene encoding protein WEAK CHLOROPLAST MOVEMENT UNDER BLUE LIGHT-like 1 isoform X2: MDKEKDIEGLQKDLANYKVQLEAKDAAYLQLLHKLEHYQKTAEEFSVQLKNSEVERDFYCEECGEARVRANELEAKVKEMTDQLLDTGKVKEQLSHVLGELKAAQGEVLSMETELVAAREEKLKVLTQAKMVETAANIEKERAEQLLKRVSELNQAISLSRQASFDAQKEITNFFPEKNDETEDIRKQEEMIHELECQLLSKSVFIDLLQVELNQANELLSSSDKIVSDAMNDLNKLKENLKDKEKENSDRAVYVGVLESEMNMLKKELESANDEATRLNSNVGKLTDELEKVNIEMVEMKVRENEAEVEIALLKAELHKARAKLAAAEAAEARAGNVQSGLYLAVQQLSDEAEHFKKENRRLKQESDEYGPASEMMAEADEEIVDDDGKITISLKEYASLTRKAEKANHCPRKDTNLSSTSGNKYELEILKKELETAIAKVAEFRTRAEQAVTRAEAAERAKLSLEDQLRKWREQKQRRKAALAALREESLSREFCSSSYDNNTPRNHQPLGKVLNIKF; this comes from the coding sequence ATGGATAAGGAGAAGGATATTGAAGGGCTACAAAAGGATTTGGCCAATTACAAGGTGCAGCTGGAAGCAAAAGATGCAGCCTATTTGCAGCTATTGCACAAACTAGAGCACTACCAGAAAACAGCTGAGGAATTTTCTGTTCAACTAAAGAATTCTGAGGTTGAGAGAGATTTCTACTGTGAAGAATGCGGAGAAGCTAGAGTTCGGGCTAACGAGCTCGAGGCAAAGGTGAAGGAGATGACTGATCAGCTGTTAGACACTGGAAAGGTAAAGGAACAGCTTTCGCATGTTTTAGGTGAATTAAAGGCAGCGCAAGGAGAGGTGCTTAGTATGGAAACAGAACTTGTTGCGGCCAGAGAAGAGAAGCTCAAGGTATTGACACAAGCAAAAATGGTGGAAACTGCTGCAAACATTGAAAAGGAGAGAGCTGAACAGCTCCTGAAGCGCGTTAGTGAGCTCAATCAAGCCATTTCGTTGTCGAGGCAGGCTTCTTTTGATGCACAGAAAGAGATAACCAATTTTTTTCCTGAGAAGAATGACGAGACAGAAGacataagaaaacaagagGAAATGATACACGAATTGGAGTGTCAGCTGCTTTCCAAATCCGTATTTATCGATTTGCTACAGGTGGAACTTAATCAAGCAAACGAACTATTAAGCTCGTCTGACAAGATTGTATCTGATGCCATGAATGATCTGAACAAGCTAAAAGAAAATCTCAAGgacaaagagaaagagaacTCTGATCGAGCGGTTTATGTTGGGGTCCTGGAAAGTGAAATGAATATGTTGAAGAAAGAACTTGAGAGTGCAAATGATGAGGCAACTCGCTTGAACAGCAATGTCGGAAAGCTGACAGATGAGTTGGAGAAGGTGAATATTGAAATGGTAGAAATGAAGGTAAGAGAGAATGAAGCAGAAGTTGAGATAGCATTGCTGAAAGCTGAGCTTCATAAAGCAAGGGCAAAACTTGCAGCAGCAGAAGCAGCTGAAGCAAGAGCCGGAAACGTTCAATCCGGGTTATATCTTGCCGTTCAACAACTATCTGATGAAGCAGAACActtcaagaaagaaaaccGGCGGTTAAAACAAGAATCTGATGAATACGGTCCGGCAAGTGAGATGATGGCAGAAGCTGATGAGGAAATAGTTGACGATGATGGCAAGATTACAATTTCGCTAAAAGAGTACGCATCGCTGACAAGGAAAGCTGAGAAAGCCAACCATTGTCCAAGAAAAGATACTAATCTTTCAAGTACATCAGGAAACAAGTACGAATTGGAGATTCTGAAGAAAGAATTGGAAACTGCAATAGCAAAAGTTGCAGAGTTCAGGACACGAGCAGAACAGGCTGTTACAAGAGCTGAAGCAGCAGAGAGAGCTAAATTATCACTTGAAGATCAGCTAAGGAAATGGAGAGAACAGAAGCAGAGGAGAAAGGCTGCTTTAGCTGCACTTAGAGAGGAATCTTTATCGAGGGAATTCTGTTCTTCATCATACGACAATAATACACCAAGAAATCATCAGCCATTGGGTAAggttctaaatataaaattctag
- the LOC8263383 gene encoding protein WEAK CHLOROPLAST MOVEMENT UNDER BLUE LIGHT-like 1 isoform X1 has translation MGEIDTKPIEPVQVALTLFGEKSDQKKHRPGSSSNSGDEMDKEKDIEGLQKDLANYKVQLEAKDAAYLQLLHKLEHYQKTAEEFSVQLKNSEVERDFYCEECGEARVRANELEAKVKEMTDQLLDTGKVKEQLSHVLGELKAAQGEVLSMETELVAAREEKLKVLTQAKMVETAANIEKERAEQLLKRVSELNQAISLSRQASFDAQKEITNFFPEKNDETEDIRKQEEMIHELECQLLSKSVFIDLLQVELNQANELLSSSDKIVSDAMNDLNKLKENLKDKEKENSDRAVYVGVLESEMNMLKKELESANDEATRLNSNVGKLTDELEKVNIEMVEMKVRENEAEVEIALLKAELHKARAKLAAAEAAEARAGNVQSGLYLAVQQLSDEAEHFKKENRRLKQESDEYGPASEMMAEADEEIVDDDGKITISLKEYASLTRKAEKANHCPRKDTNLSSTSGNKYELEILKKELETAIAKVAEFRTRAEQAVTRAEAAERAKLSLEDQLRKWREQKQRRKAALAALREESLSREFCSSSYDNNTPRNHQPLGKVLNIKF, from the exons ATGGGTGAGATTGATACTAAACCTATTGAACCTGTACAAGTTGCACTGACCTTGTTTGGCGAAAAAAGTGATCAGAAGAAGCACCGTCCTGGCAGCAGTAGCAACAGTGGTGAT GAGATGGATAAGGAGAAGGATATTGAAGGGCTACAAAAGGATTTGGCCAATTACAAGGTGCAGCTGGAAGCAAAAGATGCAGCCTATTTGCAGCTATTGCACAAACTAGAGCACTACCAGAAAACAGCTGAGGAATTTTCTGTTCAACTAAAGAATTCTGAGGTTGAGAGAGATTTCTACTGTGAAGAATGCGGAGAAGCTAGAGTTCGGGCTAACGAGCTCGAGGCAAAGGTGAAGGAGATGACTGATCAGCTGTTAGACACTGGAAAGGTAAAGGAACAGCTTTCGCATGTTTTAGGTGAATTAAAGGCAGCGCAAGGAGAGGTGCTTAGTATGGAAACAGAACTTGTTGCGGCCAGAGAAGAGAAGCTCAAGGTATTGACACAAGCAAAAATGGTGGAAACTGCTGCAAACATTGAAAAGGAGAGAGCTGAACAGCTCCTGAAGCGCGTTAGTGAGCTCAATCAAGCCATTTCGTTGTCGAGGCAGGCTTCTTTTGATGCACAGAAAGAGATAACCAATTTTTTTCCTGAGAAGAATGACGAGACAGAAGacataagaaaacaagagGAAATGATACACGAATTGGAGTGTCAGCTGCTTTCCAAATCCGTATTTATCGATTTGCTACAGGTGGAACTTAATCAAGCAAACGAACTATTAAGCTCGTCTGACAAGATTGTATCTGATGCCATGAATGATCTGAACAAGCTAAAAGAAAATCTCAAGgacaaagagaaagagaacTCTGATCGAGCGGTTTATGTTGGGGTCCTGGAAAGTGAAATGAATATGTTGAAGAAAGAACTTGAGAGTGCAAATGATGAGGCAACTCGCTTGAACAGCAATGTCGGAAAGCTGACAGATGAGTTGGAGAAGGTGAATATTGAAATGGTAGAAATGAAGGTAAGAGAGAATGAAGCAGAAGTTGAGATAGCATTGCTGAAAGCTGAGCTTCATAAAGCAAGGGCAAAACTTGCAGCAGCAGAAGCAGCTGAAGCAAGAGCCGGAAACGTTCAATCCGGGTTATATCTTGCCGTTCAACAACTATCTGATGAAGCAGAACActtcaagaaagaaaaccGGCGGTTAAAACAAGAATCTGATGAATACGGTCCGGCAAGTGAGATGATGGCAGAAGCTGATGAGGAAATAGTTGACGATGATGGCAAGATTACAATTTCGCTAAAAGAGTACGCATCGCTGACAAGGAAAGCTGAGAAAGCCAACCATTGTCCAAGAAAAGATACTAATCTTTCAAGTACATCAGGAAACAAGTACGAATTGGAGATTCTGAAGAAAGAATTGGAAACTGCAATAGCAAAAGTTGCAGAGTTCAGGACACGAGCAGAACAGGCTGTTACAAGAGCTGAAGCAGCAGAGAGAGCTAAATTATCACTTGAAGATCAGCTAAGGAAATGGAGAGAACAGAAGCAGAGGAGAAAGGCTGCTTTAGCTGCACTTAGAGAGGAATCTTTATCGAGGGAATTCTGTTCTTCATCATACGACAATAATACACCAAGAAATCATCAGCCATTGGGTAAggttctaaatataaaattctag